One part of the Bombus pascuorum unplaced genomic scaffold, iyBomPasc1.1, whole genome shotgun sequence genome encodes these proteins:
- the LOC132915658 gene encoding sterol regulatory element-binding protein 2-like translates to MASAGIDAGFLCTDKVTVTHCEDEIGLWRGAVIYLAACWRLKEDDSQAWSIVESKFPYEKCYQLCNNNNSISPLPYIVLNALQAAKATTKSVSMRFIDQAGILLEQCLVYYNCKQQSSQNVLLTQLWICEWLLEMRTTLWQELDNDLEKLTTNISLGGFQRDLACLRQLCQHIPSTLARVFVYEATTRIMAGATPVKTQILLDRSLHHRNSRSSIIRGKDRSQDQYTGEREHAVALCLACRHLPPLLLASPGERAGMLAEAAKTLERVGDIKRLQECYKLMRQLGPAISAN, encoded by the exons ATGGCTTCTGCTGGAATAGATGCTGGATTTTTATGTACTGACAAAGTTACAGTTACAC ATTGCGAAGATGAAATTGGATTATGGCGGGGAGCAGTTATATATCTAGCAGCATGTTGGAGATTGAAAGAAGACGATTCACAAGCATGGAGCATTGTTGAAAGCAAATTTCCTTATGAGAAATGTTATCAActttgcaataataataatagtattagtCCACTAccatatattgttttaaatgctTTGCAAGCAGCAAAAGCGACTACTAAATCAGTCTCTATGCGTTTTATTGATCAGGCAGGAATATTGCTTGAACAATGTTtggtttattataattgcaagCAACAGTCATCCCAAAACGTTTtg CTTACTCAATTGTGGATTTGTGAGTGGTTACTTGAAATGCGAACTACACTTTGGCAGGAATTAGATaacgatttagaaaaattaactaCAAATATATCTCTTGGAGGTTTTCAACGTGATTTAGCTTGTTTGAGACAATTATGTCAACATATTCCA TCTACTTTAGCAAGAGTATTTGTTTATGAAGCCACAACACGTATAATGGCGGGAGCAACACCAGTGAAAACTCAAATATTGTTAGACCGTAGCTTACATCACAGAAATTCACGTTCTTCAATTATCCGTGGAAAAGATCGTTCACAAGATCAATATACTGGAGAAAGAGAACACGCGGTAGCTTTATGTTTAGCTTGCCGACATTTACCTCCACTATTATTAGCCTCTCCTGGAGAACGTGCAGGCATGCTTGCAGAAGCTGCTAAAACTCTTGAGAGGGTAGGTGATATAAAGAGACTTCaagaatgttacaaattaatgagGCAATTAGGACCAGCTATCTCTGCTAACTGA
- the LOC132915664 gene encoding sterol regulatory element-binding protein 2-like: protein MRFIDQAGILLEQCLVYYNCKQQSSQNVLLTQLWICEWLLEMRTTLWQELDNDLEKLTTNISLGGFQRDLACLRQLCQHIPSTLARVFVYEATTRIMAGATPVKTQILLDRSLHHRNSRSSIIRGKDRSQDQYTGEREHAVALCLACRHLPPLLLASPGERAGMLAEAAKTLERVGDIKRLQECYKLMRQLGPAISAN, encoded by the exons ATGCGTTTTATTGATCAGGCAGGAATATTGCTTGAACAATGTTtggtttattataattgcaagCAACAGTCATCCCAAAACGTTTtg CTTACTCAATTGTGGATTTGTGAGTGGTTACTTGAAATGCGAACTACACTTTGGCAGGAATTAGATaacgatttagaaaaattaactaCAAATATATCTCTTGGAGGTTTTCAACGTGATTTAGCTTGTTTGAGACAATTATGTCAACATATTCCA TCTACTTTAGCAAGAGTATTTGTTTATGAAGCCACAACACGTATAATGGCGGGAGCAACACCAGTGAAAACTCAAATATTGTTAGACCGTAGCTTACATCACAGAAATTCACGTTCTTCAATTATCCGTGGAAAAGATCGTTCACAAGATCAATATACTGGAGAAAGAGAACACGCGGTAGCTTTATGTTTAGCTTGCCGACATTTACCTCCACTATTATTAGCCTCTCCTGGAGAACGTGCAGGCATGCTTGCAGAAGCTGCTAAAACTCTTGAGAGGGTAGGTGATATAAAGAGACTTCaagaatgttacaaattaatgagGCAATTAGGACCAGCTATCTCTGCTAACTGA
- the LOC132915671 gene encoding putative serine protease K12H4.7: MRGRSKYGNLDAPILSEDHELPSAEWFTQFLDHFDPTDARVWQQVGEHYKKGGPVFLMISGEAAANAKWMAEGQWIEYAKQFGALCFQVEHRFYGQSHPTSDLGVKNLMYLSSQQALADLAYFIEFMNINYKLPAGTKWIAFGGSYAGSLAAWLRNKYPHLVHGAVSASGPLLAEIDFQEYFVVVENALKEYSEACVNAILEANKQFHIMLHRPIGQQGIAKKFILCDPINEHTKRNDISNLYETIASIFAGIVQYNKDNRNNSAMANLTIDSACDILTNETLGIAIDRLAILSTKILQASEKKCLDYMYNKMIHKLRNITWASEEAEGGRQWTYQTCTEFGFFQTSTARPKLFSETFPVDFFVQQCIDIFGPRYNIHLLNSAVNRTNILYGGLDLKTTNVVFVHGSIDRWHVLGITKSANPQIPVIYIDGTAHCANMYPPSKNDPLQLKATRVEVGHLIDEWLHN, from the exons ATGAGGGGTCGAAGCAAATATGGTAATCTAGATGCTCCAATTTTATCTGAAGATCATGAACTTCCAAGTGCTGAATGGTTTACACAGTTTCTAGATCACTTTGATCCAACTGATGCGCGTGTTTGGCAACAg gttggagAGCACTATAAGAAAGGTGGTCCAGTATTTTTGATGATAAGTGGTGAAGCTGCAGCAAATGCTAAATGGATGGCAGAAGGTCAATGGATCGAATATGCTAAGCAATTTGGGGCGCTATGTTTTCAAGTGGAACACCGCTTTTATGGACAAAGTCATCCTACTTC GGATCTCGgcgtgaaaaatttaatgtatcttTCATCGCAACAGGCACTTGCAGATTTGGCTTACTTTATAgaattcatgaatattaattacaagttaCCAGCTGGTACTAAATGGATTGCATTTGGAGGATCATATGCTGGATCATTAGCTGCTTGGTTGCGTAATAAATATCCTCATTTAGTACACGGGGCTGTTTCTGCTAGTGGTCCTTTATTagcagaaattgattttcagg aatactttgttgttgttgaaaaTGCCCTCAAAGAATATTCTGAAGCATGTGTAAATGCAATACTAGAAGcaaacaaacaatttcatataatgttacatcgTCCTATCGGTCAACAAGGAATagctaaaaaatttat ttTATGTGATCCAATCAACGAACATACCAAACGTaatgatatttcgaatttatatgaaacaatAGCAAGCATCTTTGCTGGTATTGTACAGTACAATAAAGACAATCGTAATAATTCCGCAATGGCTAATTTAACTATCGATAGTGCCTGCGACAtattaacgaacgaaacattGGGTATTGCTATTGACAGACTTGCAATTTTGAgcactaaaatattacaagcatcagaaaaaaagtgtttggattatatgtataataaaatgattcataaACTTCGGAACATAACATGGGCTAGCGAAGAAGCAGAAGGgg gACGTCAATGGACGTACCAAACGTGTACAGAATTTGGATTCTTTCAAACTTCGACAGCACGCCCAAAATTATTTAGTGAAACTTTCCCAGTAGATTTCTTTGTGCAACAATGCATTGATATATTTGGCCCaag GTACAATATTCATTTGCTGAATTCGGCAGTGAATAGAACAAATATTCTGTATGGAGGATTAGATTTAAAGACTACAAATGTAGTATTTGTACATGGATCAATTGATCGTTGGCATGTTTTGGGAATTACAAAATCAGCAAATCCGCAAATACCTGTCATTTATATTGATG GTACTGCTCATTGTGCCAACATGTATCCTCCTTCCAAAAATGATCCACTTCAGTTGAAAGCTACCAGAGTTGAGGTTGGACATTTAATAGATGAATGGctgcataattaa
- the LOC132915663 gene encoding sterol regulatory element-binding protein 2-like produces the protein MASAGIDAGFLCTDKVTVTHCEDEIGLWWGAVIYLAACWRLKEDDSQAWSIVESKFPYEKCYQLCNNNNSISPLPYIVLNALQAAKATTKSVSMRFIDQAGILLEQCLVYYNCKQQSSQNVLLTQLWICEWLLEMRTTLWQELDNDLEKLTTNISLGGFQRDLACLRQLCQHIPSTLARVFVYEATTRIMAGATPVKTQILLDRSLHHRNSRSSIIRGKDRSQDQYTGEREHAVALCLACRHLPPLLLASPGERAGMLAEAAKTLERVGDIKRLQECYKLMRQLGPAISAN, from the exons ATGGCTTCTGCTGGAATAGATGCTGGATTTTTATGTACTGACAAAGTTACAGTTACAC ATTGCGAAGATGAAATTGGATTATGGTGGGGAGCAGTTATATATCTGGCAGCATGTTGGAGATTGAAAGAAGACGATTCACAAGCATGGAGCATTGTTGAAAGCAAATTTCCTTATGAGAAATGTTATCAActttgcaataataataatagtattagtCCACTAccatatattgttttaaatgctTTGCAAGCAGCAAAAGCGACTACTAAATCAGTCTCTATGCGTTTTATTGATCAGGCAGGAATATTGCTTGAACAATGTTtggtttattataattgcaagCAACAGTCATCCCAAAACGTTTtg CTTACTCAATTGTGGATTTGTGAGTGGTTACTTGAAATGCGAACTACACTTTGGCAGGAATTAGATaacgatttagaaaaattaactaCAAATATATCTCTTGGAGGTTTTCAACGTGATTTAGCTTGTTTGAGACAATTATGTCAACATATTCCA TCTACTTTAGCAAGAGTATTTGTTTATGAAGCCACAACACGTATAATGGCGGGAGCAACACCAGTGAAAACTCAAATATTGTTAGACCGTAGCTTACATCACAGAAATTCACGTTCTTCAATTATCCGTGGAAAAGATCGTTCACAAGATCAATATACTGGAGAAAGAGAACACGCGGTAGCTTTATGTTTAGCTTGCCGACATTTACCTCCACTATTATTAGCCTCTCCTGGAGAACGTGCAGGCATGCTTGCAGAAGCTGCTAAAACTCTTGAGAGGGTAGGTGATATAAAGAGACTTCaagaatgttacaaattaatgagGCAATTAGGACCAGCTATCTCTGCTAACTGA
- the LOC132915648 gene encoding uncharacterized protein LOC132915648, which translates to MASAGIDAGFLCTDKVTVTHCEDEIGLWRGAVIYLAACWRLKEDDSQAWSIVESKFPYEKCYQLCNNNNSISPLPYIVLNALQAAKATTKSVSMRFIDQAGILLEQCLVYYNCKQQSSQNVLVRYLNIMFIIY; encoded by the exons ATGGCTTCTGCTGGAATAGATGCTGGATTTTTATGTACTGACAAAGTTACAGTTACAC ATTGCGAAGATGAAATTGGATTATGGCGGGGAGCAGTTATATATCTAGCAGCATGTTGGAGATTGAAAGAAGACGATTCACAAGCATGGAGCATTGTTGAAAGCAAATTTCCTTATGAGAAATGTTATCAActttgcaataataataatagtattagtCCACTAccatatattgttttaaatgctTTGCAAGCAGCAAAAGCGACTACTAAATCAGTCTCTATGCGTTTTATTGATCAGGCAGGAATATTGCTTGAACAATGTTtggtttattataattgcaagCAACAGTCATCCCAAAACGTTTtggtaagatatttaaatattatgtttataatatattaa
- the LOC132915651 gene encoding sterol regulatory element-binding protein 2-like yields MASAGIDAGFLCTDKVTVTHCEDEIGLWWGAVIYLAACWRLKEDDSQAWSIVESKFPYEKCYQLCNNNNSISPLPYIVLNALQAAKATTKSVSMRFIDQAGILLEQCLVYYNCKQQSSQNVLLTQLWICDWLLEMRTTLWQELDNDLEKLTTNISLGGFQRDLACLRQLCQHIPSTLARVFVYEATTRIMAGATPVKTQILLDRSLHHRNSRSSIIRGKDRSQDQYTGEREHAVALCLACRHLPPLLLASPGERAGMLAEAAKTLERVGDIKRLQECYKLMRQLGPAISAN; encoded by the exons ATGGCTTCTGCTGGAATAGATGCTGGATTTTTATGTACTGACAAAGTTACAGTTACAC ATTGCGAAGATGAAATTGGATTATGGTGGGGAGCAGTTATATATCTGGCAGCATGTTGGAGATTGAAAGAAGACGATTCACAAGCATGGAGCATTGTTGAAAGCAAATTTccttatgaaaaatgttatcaactttgcaataataataatagtattagtCCACTAccatatattgttttaaatgctTTGCAAGCAGCAAAAGCGACTACTAAATCAGTCTCTATGCGTTTTATTGATCAGGCAGGAATATTGCTTGAACAATGTTtggtttattataattgcaagCAACAGTCATCCCAAAACGTTTtg CTTACTCAATTGTGGATTTGTGATTGGTTACTTGAAATGCGAACTACACTTTGGCAGGAATTAGATaacgatttagaaaaattaactaCAAATATATCTCTTGGAGGTTTTCAACGTGATTTAGCTTGTTTGAGACAATTATGTCAACATATTCCA TCTACTTTAGCAAGAGTATTTGTTTATGAAGCCACAACACGTATAATGGCGGGAGCAACACCAGTGAAAACTCAAATATTGTTAGACCGTAGCTTACATCACAGAAATTCACGTTCTTCAATTATCCGTGGAAAAGATCGTTCACAAGATCAATATACTGGAGAAAGAGAACACGCGGTAGCTTTATGTTTAGCTTGCCGACATTTACCTCCACTATTATTAGCCTCTCCTGGAGAACGTGCAGGCATGCTTGCAGAAGCTGCTAAAACTCTTGAGAGGGTAGGTGATATAAAGAGACTTCaagaatgttacaaattaatgagGCAATTAGGACCAGCTATCTCTGCTAACTGA